The following are encoded together in the Rana temporaria chromosome 12, aRanTem1.1, whole genome shotgun sequence genome:
- the NPLOC4 gene encoding nuclear protein localization protein 4 homolog: MAESITIRIQSPDGVKRVTASKRETAATFLKKVAKEFGFRNNGFSVYVNRNRTEEISASPNKSLHLLKIKHGDMLFLYPSGLAGPSSEVMDTSAGLQAARPASSPQVTEDEIDQYLLKQEGKIYRNKDPQLCRHGSLGKCVHCVPLEPFDEDYLNHLEPPVKHMSFHAYIRKLTGGADKGKFVALENISCKIKSGCEGHLPWPEGICTKCQPSAITLNRQKYRHVDNIMFENHTIADRFLDFWRKTGNQHFGYLYGRYTEHKDIPLGIRAEVAAIYEPPQIGTQNSLELLDDPKAKVVDEIAAKLGLRKVGWIFTDLVSEDTRKGTVRYSRNKDAYFLSAEECITAGFFQNKHPNICRLSPDTHFGSKFVTVVATGGPDNQVHFEGYQVSNQCMALVRDECLLPCRDASELGYAKESSSEQYVPDVFYKDVDKFGNEITQLARPLPVEYLIIDITTTFPKDPVYTFSTSSNLFPIENRETLGETQDFHSLANYLSQNPSTVFLDIISDFHLLYFLVTNEVMPLQDSISLLLEAVRTRNEELAQTWKKSEQWATIEQLCSTVGAQPSELQDFGASGGSAHAASSSSMWSCLHCTFMNKAGTDHCEMCQLPRT, encoded by the exons ATGGCGGAGAGTATT ACGATCCGCATTCAGTCTCCGGATGGAGTGAAACGCGTCACTGCGAGCAAACGTGAGACCGCCGCGACATTTCTCAAAAAG GTAGCGAAAGAATTCGGTTTTAGGAATAACGGCTTCTCTGTGTATGTGAACAGAAACCGGACAGAAGAAATATCAGCGagtccaaacaagtctcttcacCTCCTGAAAATCAA ACATGGGGACATGCTGTTCCTGTACCCGTCGGGCCTCGCTGGGCCGTCCTCTGAGGTCATGGATACGTCCGCGGGGCTGCAGGCCGCACGACCGGCAAGTTCGCCTCAAGTGACGGAAGACGAGATTGACCAGTATCTGCTGAAACAGGAGGGGAAGATCTACAGAAACAAAGACCCCCAGCT ATGTCGGCATGGCTCTCTTGGAAAATGTGTGCACTGCGTCCCATTGGAG CCATTCGATGAAGATTATCTGAACCATCTGGAGCCCCCAGTCAAACATATGTCTTTCCATGCTTACATCAGGAAGCTGACAGGAGGCGCTGACAA AGGGAAATTTGTGGCCTTGGAAAATATCAGCTGCAAGATCAAGTCTGGTTGTGAGGGGCACCTACCGTGGCCGGAGGGCATCTGTACCAAATGCCAGCCCAGCGCCATCACCCTCAACCGACAG AAATACAGACACGTGGATAACATTATGTTCGAGAATCACACCATCGCCGACCGCTTCCTGGACTTCTGGCGCAAGACCGGCAATCAGCACTTCGGCTACTTGTACGGGCGATACACCGAACACAAGGACATCCCTTTGGGTATCCGGGCTGAGGTGGCCGCCATCTACGAGCCTCCACAG ATTGGAACTCAGAACAGCCTGGAACTGCTGGATGATCCGAAGGCAAAAGTGGTGGATGAGATTGCAGCCAAACTTGGATTAAGAAAG GTCGGCTGGATATTCACAGACTTGGTATCAGAAGACACCAGGAAAGGGACGGTCCGCTACAGCAGGAACAAG GATGCGTATTTCCTGAGCGCGGAAGAATGCATCACCGCCGGCTTCTTCCAGAACAAGCACCCCAACATTTGCCGCCTCTCACCGGACACACATTTCGGCTCGAAGTTTGTGACCGTAGTGGCTACAG GCGGCCCCGATAACCAAGTGCACTTTGAGGGGTACCAGGTGTCCAATCAGTGTATGGCGCTGGTACGGGATGAGTGCCTCTTGCCGTGCAGAGACGCTTCGGAGCTGGGATACGCCAAAGAGTCGAGCAGCGAGCAGTATGTTCCCGACGTCTTCTATAAG GACGTGGACAAGTTCGGTAATGAAATCACCCAGCTAGCCCGGCCTCTGCCTGTAGAGTATCTGATCATCGAT ATCACCACCACTTTCCCCAAGGATCCGGTCTATAcattctccacctcatccaacttGTTTCCCATCGAGAACAGAGAAACCTTGGGTGAAACTCAG GACTTTCACAGTCTGGCCAACTACCTGTCCCAGAATCCATCCACCGTTTTCTTGGATATCATCTCAGACTTCCACCTACTATACTTCTTGGTCACCAATGAGGTGATGCCTCTACAG GACAGTATTAGTCTGCTGCTGGAGGCGGTGAGGACCCGGAACGAGGAGCTGGCACAGACATGGAAGAAGTCGGAGCAATGGGCGACCATCGAGCAGCTGTGCA GCACAGTTGGAGCACAGCCGTCGGAGCTTCAGGATTTCGGGGCTAGTGGGGGATCAGCACACgccgcctcttcctcctccatgtGGTCCTGTCTGCACTGCACCTTTATGAACAAAGCCGGCACAGATCATTGCGAGATGTGCCAGCTTCCCCGAACCTAA